From Prionailurus viverrinus isolate Anna chromosome B2, UM_Priviv_1.0, whole genome shotgun sequence, the proteins below share one genomic window:
- the LOC125166588 gene encoding histone H3.1 — translation MARTKQTARKSTGGKAPRKQLATKAARKSAPATGGVKKPHRYRPGTVALREIRRYQKSTELLIRKLPFQRLVREIAQDFKTDLRFQSSAVMALQEACEAYLVGLFEDTNLCAIHAKRVTIMPKDIQLARRIRGERA, via the coding sequence ATGGCTCGCACGAAGCAGACGGCGCGCAAGTCGACGGGCGGCAAGGCCCCGCGCAAGCAGCTGGCCACCAAGGCGGCCCGCAAGAGCGCGCCGGCCACCGGCGGCGTCAAGAAGCCGCACCGCTACCGGCCCGGCACGGTGGCCCTGCGCGAGATCCGCCGCTACCAGAAGTCCACCGAGCTGCTGATCCGCAAGCTGCCGTTCCAGCGGCTGGTGCGCGAGATCGCGCAGGACTTCAAGACCGACCTGCGCTTCCAGAGCTCGGCCGTGATGGCGCTGCAGGAGGCGTGCGAGGCCTACCTGGTGGGGCTCTTCGAGGACACCAACCTGTGCGCCATCCACGCCAAGCGCGTCACCATCATGCCCAAGGACATCCAGCTGGCGCGCCGCATCCGCGGGGAGCGGGCGTAA
- the LOC125166611 gene encoding histone H2B type 1-C/E/F/G/I encodes MPEPAKSAPAPKKGSKKAVTKAQKKDGKKRKRSRKESYSVYVYKVLKQVHPDTGISSKAMGIMNSFVNDIFERIAGEASRLAHYNKRSTITSREIQTAVRLLLPGELAKHAVSEGTKAVTKYTSSK; translated from the coding sequence ATGCCTGAGCCAGCCAAGTCCGCCCCGGCCCCGAAGAAGGGCTCCAAGAAGGCGGTGACCAAAGCGCAGAAGAAGGACGGCAAGAAGCGCAAGCGCAGCCGCAAGGAGAGCTACTCGGTGTACGTGTACAAGGTGCTGAAGCAGGTGCACCCCGACACCGGCATCTCGTCCAAGGCCATGGGCATCATGAACTCGTTCGTCAACGACATCTTCGAGCGCATCGCGGGCGAGGCGTCGCGCCTGGCGCATTACAACAAGCGCTCGACCATCACGTCCCGGGAGATCCAGACGGCCGTGCGCCTGCTGCTGCCCGGGGAGCTGGCCAAGCACGCCGTGTCCGAGGGCACCAAGGCCGTCACCAAGTACACCAGCTCCAAGTAG
- the LOC125166614 gene encoding histone H2B type 1-K-like → MPEPAKSAPAPKKGSKKAVTKAQKKDGKKRKRSRKESYSVYVYKVLKQVHPDTGISSKAMGIMNSFVNDIFERIAGEASRLAHYNKRSTITSREIQTAVRLLLPGELAKHAVSEGTKAVTKCTSAK, encoded by the coding sequence ATGCCTGAACCAGCCAAGTCCGCTCCCGCCCCGAAAAAGGGCTCGAAGAAGGCGGTGACCAAGGCGCAGAAGAAGGACGGCAAGAAGCGCAAGCGCAGCCGCAAGGAGAGCTACTCGGTGTACGTGTACAAGGTGCTGAAGCAGGTGCACCCCGACACCGGCATCTCGTCCAAGGCCATGGGCATCATGAACTCGTTCGTCAACGACATCTTCGAGCGCATCGCGGGCGAGGCGTCGCGCCTGGCGCATTACAACAAGCGCTCGACCATCACGTCCCGGGAGATCCAGACGGCCGTGCGCCTGCTGCTGCCCGGCGAGCTGGCCAAGCACGCCGTGTCCGAGGGCACCAAGGCCGTCACCAAGTGCACCAGCGCCAAGTAA
- the LOC125166595 gene encoding histone H2A type 1-B, with protein MSGRGKQGGKARAKAKTRSSRAGLQFPVGRVHRLLRKGNYSERVGAGAPVYLAAVLEYLTAEILELAGNAARDNKKTRIIPRHLQLAIRNDEELNKLLGRVTIAQGGVLPNIQAVLLPKKTESHHKAKGK; from the coding sequence ATGTCTGGACGCGGAAAGCAGGGCGGCAAGGCTCGCGCCAAGGCCAAGACGCGCTCGTCGCGGGCCGGGCTGCAGTTCCCGGTGGGCCGCGTGCACCGCCTGCTCCGCAAAGGCAACTACTCGGAGCGGGTCGGGGCCGGCGCGCCGGTGTACCTGGCGGCCGTGCTGGAGTACCTGACGGCCGAGATCCTGGAGCTGGCGGGCAACGCGGCCCGCGACAACAAGAAGACGCGCATCATCCCGCGCCACCTGCAGCTGGCCATCCGCAACGACGAGGAGCTCAACAAGCTGCTGGGCCGCGTGACCATCGCGCAGGGCGGCGTCCTGCCCAACATCCAGGCCGTGCTGCTGCCCAAGAAGACCGAGAGCCACCACAAGGCCAAGGGCAAGTGA
- the LOC125166590 gene encoding histone H3.1 — protein MARTKQTARKSTGGKAPRKQLATKAARKSAPATGGVKKPHRYRPGTVALREIRRYQKSTELLIRKLPFQRLVREIAQDFKTDLRFQSSAVMALQEACEAYLVGLFEDTNLCAIHAKRVTIMPKDIQLARRIRGERA, from the coding sequence ATGGCTCGCACCAAGCAGACGGCGCGCAAGTCGACGGGCGGCAAGGCCCCGCGCAAGCAGCTGGCCACCAAGGCGGCCCGCAAGAGCGCGCCGGCCACCGGCGGCGTCAAGAAGCCGCACCGCTACCGGCCCGGCACGGTGGCCCTGCGCGAGATCCGCCGCTACCAGAAGTCCACCGAGCTGCTGATCCGCAAGCTGCCGTTCCAGCGGCTGGTGCGCGAGATCGCGCAGGACTTCAAGACCGACCTGCGCTTCCAGAGCTCGGCCGTGATGGCGCTGCAGGAGGCGTGCGAGGCCTACCTGGTGGGGCTCTTCGAGGACACCAACCTGTGCGCCATCCACGCCAAGCGCGTCACCATCATGCCCAAGGACATCCAGCTGGCGCGCCGCATCCGCGGCGAGAGGGCGTAA
- the LOC125166598 gene encoding histone H2A type 1-E, with protein MSGRGKQGGKARAKAKTRSSRAGLQFPVGRVHRLLRKGNYAERVGAGAPVYLAAVLEYLTAEILELAGNAARDNKKTRIIPRHLQLAIRNDEELNKLLGRVTIAQGGVLPNIQAVLLPKKTESHHKAKGK; from the coding sequence ATGTCTGGACGCGGAAAGCAGGGCGGCAAGGCTCGCGCCAAGGCCAAGACGCGCTCGTCGCGGGCCGGGCTGCAGTTCCCGGTGGGCCGCGTGCACCGCCTGCTCCGCAAGGGCAACTACGCCGAGCGGGTGGGGGCCGGCGCGCCGGTGTACCTGGCGGCCGTGCTCGAGTACCTGACGGCCGAGATCCTGGAGCTGGCGGGCAACGCGGCCCGCGACAACAAGAAGACGCGCATCATCCCGCGCCACCTGCAGCTGGCCATCCGCAACGACGAGGAGCTCAACAAGCTGCTGGGCCGCGTGACCATCGCGCAGGGCGGCGTCCTGCCCAACATCCAGGCCGTGCTGCTGCCCAAGAAGACCGAGAGCCACCACAAGGCCAAGGGCAAGTAA
- the LOC125166618 gene encoding histone H4, giving the protein MSGRGKGGKGLGKGGAKRHRKVLRDNIQGITKPAIRRLARRGGVKRISGLIYEETRGVLKVFLENVIRDAVTYTEHAKRKTVTAMDVVYALKRQGRTLYGFGG; this is encoded by the coding sequence ATGTCCGGTCGCGGCAAAGGCGGGAAGGGTCTGGGCAAGGGGGGCGCCAAGCGCCACCGCAAGGTGCTGCGCGACAACATCCAGGGCATCACCAAGCCCGCCATCCGGCGGCTGGCCCGGCGCGGCGGCGTCAAGCGCATCTCCGGCCTCATCTACGAGGAGACCCGCGGGGTGCTCAAGGTGTTCCTGGAGAACGTGATCCGGGACGCCGTCACCTACACGGAGCACGCCAAGCGCAAGACGGTCACGGCCATGGACGTGGTGTACGCGCTCAAGCGCCAGGGCCGCACCCTCTACGGCTTCGGGGGCTAA
- the LOC125166604 gene encoding histone H2B type 1-C/E/F/G/I — translation MPEPAKSAPAPKKGSKKAVTKAQKKDGKKRKRSRKESYSVYVYKVLKQVHPDTGISSKAMGIMNSFVNDIFERIAGEASRLAHYNKRSTITSREIQTAVRLLLPGELAKHAVSEGTKAVTKYTSSK, via the coding sequence ATGCCTGAGCCAGCGAAGTCCGCCCCGGCCCCGAAGAAGGGCTCCAAGAAGGCGGTGACCAAAGCGCAGAAGAAGGACGGCAAGAAGCGCAAGCGCAGCCGCAAGGAGAGCTACTCGGTGTACGTGTACAAGGTGCTGAAGCAGGTGCACCCCGACACCGGCATCTCGTCCAAGGCCATGGGCATCATGAACTCGTTCGTCAACGACATCTTCGAGCGCATCGCGGGCGAGGCGTCGCGCCTGGCGCATTACAACAAGCGCTCGACCATCACGTCCCGGGAGATCCAGACGGCCGTGCGCCTGCTGCTGCCCGGGGAGCTGGCCAAGCACGCCGTGTCCGAGGGCACCAAGGCCGTCACCAAGTACACCAGCTCCAAGTAG